The nucleotide window ATATTCCTGATCATTGGTCAGGCTATATAACAATACAGCAGATTGTAACATCTGACCACTGTTGTATGCATATTTCCTTTTGTCGACTCTTCCAGTCAATGAAATATTATCATAGTACAAGTGGTCTCCGGTATCCTGCAATTGCTTTTTGGTCCAGTTATACAGCGAGAGCCCCTGGTGAAAAAATGTACTATCCCTGGTCGCTTTGAATAATTTGAATGCCATCACTGATCCCGGGGCATTGGAACAGGTGTTTTTTGAACGCTTTTTCTGCTCACACCAATAAATTCCACCTTCCAGTTCTTCATCAGTTCCGCTAAGGATGAACTGCCAGATTTCTTTTGATTTTTCAAGGTATTCCGTATTTTTTGTATACATATACAGGTCAACAAAGTCAATACCCAGCCATACATTGTCATCATAAAACCTGTCGGACCATCCTGATTCACGTAGATAAGATGCATAACCCGGTGGTTGTCGAGAATCATCATAGTATTTTTCAAGGGCAGGCAATACTCTGTTTTCCAGAATTTCAAGGTACTTTTTGTCGTTTGATGCGTGCAATAAAGCATTTACCGCAGAAAAAGTACCCGAAAACGGCCATAAATATGCAAACTGTTTCACAGACCCGGTATCCTCCGATGCAAGATAAGTAGCGGAATAACTGGCATCAAACGGATAATTTTCACGGAGTAAAGGGGTGTTTTCCACTCCGTAATAAGTGTAGATATGATCCAATGTCTCTTCGGCCATAGGTAAATATTCCGGGTGATCCGTTGAGGTCCCGGAACAGGCAGAAAAGAAAAGAGGAAAGAATAAAAGAAAGTACCTGTATAGGATCATGACAAATTATTCAAGAGACCGATTTTTCCTTCTTTTTCCAGTTTCATGATCAATTCACCAAATAAGGTATTTACCCAGGCAAACCATTTACGTGTGAAATCAGCAGGGTTGTCTTTGTTGAATGATTCATGCATAAAACCGGTATCGGCATCCGTATCACGAAGCATCCGGATACAATCTTTGATTTCAGCATCGTTACTGCTGGTCATGGCTTTCATAATG belongs to Bacteroidales bacterium and includes:
- a CDS encoding glycoside hydrolase family 76 protein, with translation MILYRYFLLFFPLFFSACSGTSTDHPEYLPMAEETLDHIYTYYGVENTPLLRENYPFDASYSATYLASEDTGSVKQFAYLWPFSGTFSAVNALLHASNDKKYLEILENRVLPALEKYYDDSRQPPGYASYLRESGWSDRFYDDNVWLGIDFVDLYMYTKNTEYLEKSKEIWQFILSGTDEELEGGIYWCEQKKRSKNTCSNAPGSVMAFKLFKATRDSTFFHQGLSLYNWTKKQLQDTGDHLYYDNISLTGRVDKRKYAYNSGQMLQSAVLLYSLTNDQEYLSEARQIAESAILYFTDNFTTDDGRSFRMIKKGNVWFTAVMFRGFVELYTIDKERKYIDIFARNLEYAWLKNRDVNHLFSDDWSGKSGKKNRWL